A portion of the Juglans microcarpa x Juglans regia isolate MS1-56 chromosome 1D, Jm3101_v1.0, whole genome shotgun sequence genome contains these proteins:
- the LOC121245910 gene encoding galactolipase DONGLE, chloroplastic: MASTSFMSNPNMNVNHVAFSDNISRRSHSFGQVPLPKKTGTSSARQAIFASLAATAVATSRAQLKTSSSLAHFWREIHGSDDWEYLLEPLHPLLRQEIIRYGEFVTACYKAFDLEPNSKRYLNCKYGRKNMFSEVGMENCGYEVTKYIYATPDINIPTQSGASCGRWVGYVAVSSDDSVRRLGRRDIVITFRGTVTNSEWIANLMSSLTPARLDPHNPRPDVKVEAGFLSLYTSDESTSKFGLGSCREQLLSEVSRLLTKYKGEELSITVAGHSMGSSLALLLAYDIAELGLNKQNSSRHIPITVFSFGGPRVGNAGFKERCEELGVKVLRIVNVNDPITKMPGVLFNENFRVLGGRYELPWSCSCYSHVGIELVLDFFNMQNPSCVHDLETYINLLRCPKRLDIQRHSVDLLDRAREMLLTSAQNFNMLPWIRSTADQTNSSVNLVQSQKTY; encoded by the coding sequence ATGGCTTCCACGAGTTTTATGTCAAACCCAAATATGAACGTGAACCATGTTGCATTTTCAGACAACATTAGTCGTCGGTCGCATTCTTTTGGGCAAGTTCCATTGCCCAAGAAAACCGGAACCTCATCCGCCAGACAGGCAATTTTTGCTTCTCTAGCAGCAACAGCAGTGGCGACCTCCAGGGCACAGCTCAAAACGAGCTCGAGTTTGGCTCATTTTTGGAGAGAGATCCATGGCTCCGACGACTGGGAATATCTCTTGGAACCATTGCACCCTCTCCTTCGGCAAGAGATTATTCGGTACGGTGAGTTTGTCACCGCCTGTTACAAGGCTTTCGATCTCGAACCCAACTCCAAACGCTACTTGAATTGCAAATACGGGAGGAAGAACATGTTCAGCGAGGTGGGGATGGAGAATTGTGGTTACGAAGTCACCAAGTACATCTATGCCACCCCGGACATCAATATTCCGACCCAAAGTGGTGCTTCCTGCGGACGTTGGGTTGGATATGTTGCCGTGTCCTCCGATGACTCTGTCCGGAGGCTTGGGAGGAGAGATATAGTCATTACTTTCAGGGGAACAGTCACTAATTCCGAGTGGATCGCAAACCTAATGAGCTCATTGACTCCGGCACGGCTTGACCCGCACAATCCTCGGCCTGATGTCAAGGTGGAGGCTGGATTTCTAAGCCTCTATACTTCAGACGAGAGTACCAGCAAGTTTGGGCTCGGAAGTTGCCGGGAACAGCTTCTTTCAGAGGTGTCTCGGCTGCTAACAAAGTACAAAGGTGAGGAACTGAGCATAACTGTGGCCGGGCATAGCATGGGGAGCTCTCTGGCTCTTTTGCTTGCTTACGATATCGCCGAGCTCGGATTAAACAAACAGAATTCGAGTCGACACATACCAATTACAGTGTTTTCATTCGGAGGCCCGAGAGTCGGGAACGCAGGCTTCAAGGAAAGGTGTGAGGAATTGGGTGTTAAAGTCCTAAGAATAGTGAATGTGAATGACCCCATAACGAAGATGCCGGGGGTTTTATTCAACGagaattttagggttttggggGGAAGATACGAGTTGCCATGGAGCTGCTCGTGTTATTCTCATGTGGGTATTGAACTAGTCCTTGACTTCTTCAACATGCAAAACCCTTCGTGTGTTCATGATTTGGAGACATATATCAACTTGCTTAGATGTCCGAAGCGGCTGGACATACAAAGACATAGCGTAGATTTACTCGACAGAGCAAGAGAGATGCTCCTGACGAGTGCACAGAATTTTAACATGTTGCCCTGGATCAGGAGTACTGCTGATCAGACCAACAGTTCTGTAAACTTGGTTCAGTCACAAAagacatattaa